A part of Liolophura sinensis isolate JHLJ2023 chromosome 1, CUHK_Ljap_v2, whole genome shotgun sequence genomic DNA contains:
- the LOC135474416 gene encoding cytosolic endo-beta-N-acetylglucosaminidase-like, translating into MAEKQHRSQFAQCWDESGDPVIQPLDTLEALLEWEPGRDAACVSITLLRGAPKRRSAPSTLICHDLSGGYLEDRFVQGVVSPDEECYRFYHWWQVDTFIYFSHRFITIPPSGWLTAAHKHGVKVLGTFITEWEDGAEKMATLLSSEQTITTAVEKMTAIAQYYNFDGWLINIENKIETSKIDLLVKFVEKLTESTRSSLPHGTVIWYDSVTSTGELEWQNALNDRNSLYFDICDGIFLNYTWTDDNLAQSKAFAEARGRPWDVWVGVDVFGRGCRGGGGFNTTEAVEAARARDLSLALFAQGWTYQCLPKEDFTANNNKFWKMLEDCCHTRCLTDLPVCSHFCQGFGKAYFLNGQKMSAKPWFNLGLQSLQLPEGCEEFKGDNLAHKQANVVVASLCTENAFRGGSCLRLDCHMTDARCSKCYNLFQTNIELAESIIVSLSWKSETTDCEVFLEMSMRKGNVQQTFNLVPLSQSREKPTTMESDVVLCHPLSSEQLQVILPVLGKCQPEKDGWKTSYFLFNKPDAKTVIESVGVGIQSIEGGHVAALLGMLQILPLSSCQEDFPAVKQLTFTPCPEVTGGSAKGKSCVKKAWLSWAVTDPRGVDYFNVFGSDQKLCMSDCATALHDWTLLGHSVSCSFCVKSTSGSGFVLHDQIIQSLLVQPVVKTGFLPSLSKCSVIQLPNSVSS; encoded by the exons ATGGCAGAAAAACAGCACCGATCTCAATTTGCACAGT GCTGGGATGAAAGTGGTGACCCGGTCATTCAGCCCCTGGATACACTAGAGGCCTTGTTAGAATGGGAGCCTGGCAGAGATGCTGCTTGTGTGTCCATAACACTGCTAAGGGGTGCCCCCAAACGGCGTTCTGCCCCAAGCACTTTAATATGTCATGACTTATCGGGTGGTTACCTGGAGGACAG ATTTGTCCAGGGTGTGGTGTCGCCTGATGAAGAATGTTACAGGTTTTATCACTGGTGGCAGGTTGACACCTTCATCTACTTCAGCCACAGGTTCATCACAATCCCTCCCTCAGGCTGGCTGACTGCAGCTCACAAACATGGGGTCAAGGTCCTAG GTACATTTATCACAGAGTGGGAGGATGGAGCTGAGAAGATGGCGACTCTTCTCAGCTCAGAACAGACCATAACTACTGCTGTGGAGAAGATGACAGCCATAGCTCAGTATTACAACTTTGATGGCTGGTTAATtaatatagaaaataaaatagaG ACGTCTAAGATAGATCTGCTGGTAAAGTTTGTGGAGAAACTAACAGAGAGCACACGGTCTTCTCTGCCCCATGGGACAGTCATCTGGTACGATAGTGTCACCAGTACTGGGGAACTAGAATGGCAAAATGCGCTCAATGACCGGAACAG TCTGTATTTTGACATCTGTGATGGAATCTTCCTGAACTATACCTGGACAGATGACAACTTGGCACAGTCTAAAGCCTTTGCAGAGGCTAGGGGACGTCCATGGGatgtgtgggtgggggtggatGTGTTTGGCAGGGGGTGCAGGGGCGGAGGGGGGTTCAATACTACAGAG GCAGTTGAAGCAGCTCGTGCCCGTGATCTGTCTCTGGCCTTGTTTGCTCAGGGATGGACATATCAATGTTTACCTAAGGAGGACTTCACTGCCAATAATAACAA GTTTTGGAAAATGCTGGAGGACTGTTGCCATACCAGGTGCCTTACGGACCTCCCTGTCTGCAGTCATTTTTGTCAAGGCTTTGGAAAGGCATACTTCCTCAATGGTCAG AAAATGTCAGCTAAACCTTGGTTTAACTTGGGACTTCAAAGTCTGCAGTTGCCCGAAGGCTGTGAGGAGTTCAAGGGGGATAATTTAGCCCATAAGCAAGCGAATGTGGTAGTTGCCTCCCTTTGTACTGAAAACGCTTTCCGTGGAGGCAGTTGTTTGAGACTAGACTGTCACATGACAGATGCCAGGTGCAGCAAGTGTTACAA cttatttcaaacaaacattgaGCTGGCTGAATCCATCATTGTGTCATTATCCTGGAAATCTGAGACAACAGACTGTGAAGTTTTCTTGGAAATGAGCATGAGGAAGGGAAATGTTCAGCAGACTTTCAATCTGGTACCTTTATCACAGTCCAGGGAAAAACCAACAACAATGGAGAGTGATGTTGTTTTGTGTCATCCACTCAGCAGTGAGCAGCTCCAAGTTATTCTCCCTGTATTGGGGAAGTGTCAGCCCGAAAAAGATGGATGGAAAACAAG TTATTTCCTGTTTAACAAGCCAGATGCCAAGACAGTCATAGAAAGCGTAGGTGTAGGGATACAGAGTATAGAGGGAGGTCACGTGGCTGCCTTATTAGGGATGTTACAG ATTCTCCCACTGAGCAGCTGTCAGGAGGACTTTCCTGCTGTAAAGCAGTTAACATTCACCCCCTGCCCTGAGGTCACAGGTGGCAGTGCGAAAGGAAAGTCCTGTGTGAAGAAGGCTTGGCTCTCCTGGGCAGTCACAGATCCCAGGGGTGTGGACTACTTCAATGTGTTTGGGTCAGACCAAAAGCTTTGCATGTCAGACTGTGCTACAGCTCTCCATGACTGGACTCTTCTTGGTCACTCAGTAAGCTGTTCCTTCTGTGTGAAGTCTACATCTGGATCAGGGTTTGTACTACATGACCAAATTATTCAGTCCCTCTTAGTTCAGCCTGTGGTGAAAACAGGATTTCTCCCTTCCCTCTCAAAGTGTTCGGTGATACAGCTGCCAAACTCAGTGTCATCATGA